Below is a window of Uloborus diversus isolate 005 chromosome 3, Udiv.v.3.1, whole genome shotgun sequence DNA.
cCAAGTTACTTGTGTCACAATTTGTACACAAAGAAATAGAAGGAATATCTGAAGACTAtagttcaaatgatttcattgccccgcgacttttggaagcgttgaagaGGTTAAATGTATGGTAAgagtttttgaatttagaaacttactttgacgcgCAACATGGCATCCTTGCCGGGAAGTAGTGAAGttatttgatttgtatttaaaagtaaAGAACCTCGTTGAAATGTCTAAAACAAATGAagatattcaattaaaaatgtcaaaagcaagtgtagaaaatttactTAAGAAGCGTGCTGTTATGCGAGCTGCTGTTACGAGAGCAGTAAGTAAGCTAAAAACAGAACTGGCAAAGAGTGAGATGGATGCAAACATCTTGGAAGAACTTGtagaaatattaactttaaaatttgatatgCTAAGCTCTGTAGATAGAcaattaaaagataattttgaacCGGACGAactcgaaaaagaaattgaaatttcggAAAAATATCGCGAGAAAGTGACTGTTTGGAAATTTCGAGCTACTAAACGAATTAATGAAATGCGTCAGAATTCGTTGGAAATGAGTCGCATCAGCGAAAATCAAAATAGAAGCTTTGAAACAGCCAGCAACAATACTATACGCGTTAAACTGCAGAAATTGACTATCGCGAAGTTTTACGGAGATGTGAGCCAATGGTTAATATTCTGGAACAGTTTTGAATCTGCGATACATAAGAATGAACTTTTGAATAATGTTGACAAATTCAACTACCTAAAGGCGTAATTAGGTGGAACTGCCATGaatacagttgaaggatttccAATTACAGCTGAAAATTATGATAACGCGATAAAAGCATTGAAGGACAGATATGCTGAAACTGACTTATTAATTAGTGCTCATATGAATAATATCATCAGTATATGCAACCTCTTAGAGACTCTAATGATGTTCGTGCATTTcgaagattttatgacaactgtaCAACGCAAATACGGTGTTTAGAAGCATTAGGTTTGTCATCGGAAAATTATACTAGTGTGTTATGCCCCCTGCTATTAAAAATCCTTCCTGCGgatttagttttagaaaatagCAAATTAGAAAGTAATACCCATTCAAATCTAACAAACTTGATTTTCTGTCAAAATCTTTGATGTCGCGAGAAAGAGCAATGCATATTATGTCAGTTAACATAAATCAAATTTCCCCCAACGAGATTTTCCCGCCACATAGGCAAAACACTGTCGAAAACGGTGTTAGAAATGATTCAAGGAAGAATAGGAAACAAATCGCTACCGCGTCTGAGCTGATTTCTACCGATGAGatagaaaaactcaaaaaatttaaatgcgtATTTTGCGATTCATTTACCCATTTTAGTTCTGAATGTGAATCCGCTAGTAATTTGTCGCTAGAAGAACGGAAAAATATCCTGATGAAAAAGGGAGCGTGTTTCAAGTGTTTAGAAATAAGGAAGCATATTTCTCGGTTTTGTAAAGCAAGCGTAAATTGTAAGCATTGTAACGGAAAACATTCTTCTTTAATGTGTTTTGCTAAATATAAGCCAAAACTTAACGTAGATAAGAAtatcatttctaaaaattccgTCCTCTCAATCCAATCTTCGTCGAATGAAGTTTATTTGCAAACTTTGATGGTGCGTATTCGTAATCATGGTTTAGAACATTTAGTGCGTGTAATTGTTGATTCAGGGTCgcaaaaaagttacatttctGAGTTTGCTGCAAATAAAATGGGGTTAAAGAGTTCGGGAACTGAAATTGTTAAGCATGGGCTTTTTGGAGGGATAGAAACTACAGAACAGCATAATCGTTATTCTGTGAACTTGAGTAGTCTTGATCGAAAGCATAGTTTTAAAGTTGAAGTAATGAATCAGAAGAAAATTTGCGCGTTTATTCCGAAGGCTAAGACAGGTAagtgtattaaaattttgaagcgggCTGGTATATTTTTGAGTGATATATCGTCAATGGGTAAAACATGTTtgtatgaagaaaataataatgaaatacacATGTTGTTAGGAGCGGATATAGCAGATAAATTATACACGAATGGAATCAGACATTTTTCGAACGGTTTAGTTGCTGTTAAAACTAAGTTGGGATGGACGCTCATGGGAAAAGACTCAAATAAAGCTAAAGTAGATAATTCGCTGTTACTGTTATCTCTTCATGTTAATGACGCTAAATTAAATGATTTGTTGAATTTAGATTCTTTAGGAATTCTTGATCCaagtgagaaaataaataaacaagaagcCCAAGTATTGGCATTAAAGCATTTTAGAGATACAATAGGCAGGCAAGAAGATGGGAGATATATTGTTCTTTACCGTGGGTAAAAGATCCTCATTTGCTAAATGATCATAAACATTTAGCggaaaaacgtttgaaaaatacggtaaaaaatcTCAAATATACAGGAAACTTAGGGGACTATGAAAATGTCTTTTGTGAATGGGAAACAGAGGGAATAATGGAGCAAATtccaatttctgaaaataaaattgaaattgctTCTCATTATCTCCCACACAGGGCAGTAATTAAGGAAAATTCGACTACTAGAATTCGTCCAGTTTTTGACGGATCCGCTCATTCACCAAGAGGTGCTTCTCTGAATGATTGTACCGAGAAAGGGCCTAATTTGATAGAATTGATACCTACCCTCTTGAACCGTTTCAGGATTGGAAAGTTTAGGGTGGTTTGTGACATTCGTCGAGCTTTTTTACAGATAGCTTTGCAATCAGCTGATAGggattttttgcgttttttgtgGTGGGCAGAGGGCAATCCAAAAAAGTCAGTAATTTATCGCCACGCTCGTGTTGTCTTTGGCGTAAGTTGCAGCCCTTTTCTTCTGGTAGGAACACTTTCTTACCATTTCGATCAAGCCCCAGATGAACTTAAAGAAATTGCTCAAAAATTTAGAGATTCTCTTTATGTGGATAATTGTGTGGCTAGCGTAGACAGCATAGCAGAATTAGAAAAATTCCGTGAACATTCTTATAGGCTTTTGTCATCCGCAAAATTTGATCTTACAGGTTGGCAAAGTAATGCATTAATTCCTGAAATCGCTAACTTGGAAAATAGTGAACCGGTGTCGGTTTTAGGACTTTTGTGGAACACCGCTGAAAACACGCTGTCGTGCGATGTCAGAAAATTAACAATATATGGACCAAAcacaaaaagaactattttgtcCATTACACATCAAACTTTCGATCCGATTGGTTTTACTTGTCCAATAACTTTGACacccaaaataattttacaagaatGTTGGAAAAACAAAGCTTCGTGGGATTCTCGGCTTCCCGATGAATTAGTGAAGTgcttcaaaaaatggaaaaatgagatTGCAAAATTGTACAGCCTGAAAAAACCCGACGTTTATCAAAATTGCCATTTATTCTTAAGGACataactttacacattttttgtgaTGATTGTCAGACATCTTATGCTACGTGCATATATTTTACAGTGGAACAGGTTGGAACCCCCGTAACTTGTCAGTTGATTGCCGCTAGAGCTAGAGTTGCCCCattaaaaaaggttacgatccCTCGTCTTGAACTTTTAGCTTGTTCGATCGGAGCTAGATTATCAACACATTCAAATGTGACTTACGTCTCGAAGCCGTAAAAACTGTCTTTTGGTCAGATTCTATGGATGTGCTATTTTGGATAAAAAAAGGAAGGTCCGTGGGTAACATTCGTAGAAAATCGTGTTCAAGAAATCAGAAGACTGACAAAAATTGAACAGTGGAGATTCGTCTCAGGAGTAATGAATGTAGCTGACATTCCGTCCCCAGGATGTACCTTAGGAAAGCTATTGCGTACGGAATGGCTGTACGGACCGGACTGGTTGAAGAAATCTGCCGAATATTGGCCGAAAAACAAATTTCTGCCTGACATGGAAGT
It encodes the following:
- the LOC129218728 gene encoding uncharacterized protein LOC129218728; translation: MSKTNEDIQLKMSKASVENLLKKRAVMRAAVTRAVSKLKTELAKSEMDANILEELVEILTLKFDMLSSVDRQLKDNFEPDELEKEIEISEKYREKVTVWKFRATKRINEMRQNSLEMSRISENQNRSFETASNNTIRVKLQKLTIAKFYGDVSQWLIFWNSFESAIHKNELLNNVDKFNYLKA